One window of the Mycobacterium xenopi genome contains the following:
- the rplL gene encoding 50S ribosomal protein L7/L12 translates to MAKLSTDELLDAFKEMTLLELSDFVKKFEETFEVTAAAPVAAVAAAPGAAPAAAEEAGEEQTEFDVILESAGDKKIGVIKVVREIVSGLGLKEAKDLVDSAPKPLLEKVAKEAADEAKSKLEAAGATVTVK, encoded by the coding sequence ATGGCAAAGCTGTCCACCGACGAACTGCTCGACGCGTTCAAAGAGATGACACTGCTGGAGCTCTCCGACTTCGTCAAGAAGTTCGAGGAGACCTTCGAGGTCACCGCCGCCGCCCCGGTCGCGGCGGTAGCCGCGGCTCCCGGCGCCGCACCGGCCGCCGCGGAGGAGGCTGGTGAAGAGCAGACCGAGTTCGACGTCATCCTGGAGTCGGCCGGAGACAAGAAGATCGGCGTGATCAAGGTCGTCCGCGAGATCGTCTCCGGCCTGGGTCTCAAGGAGGCCAAGGACTTGGTCGACAGCGCGCCCAAGCCGCTGCTGGAGAAGGTCGCCAAGGAGGCCGCCGACGAGGCCAAGAGCAAACTCGAGGCAGCCGGCGCCACCGTCACGGTCAAGTAA
- the rplJ gene encoding 50S ribosomal protein L10, with amino-acid sequence MVRAEKATAVADIAERFKAATAALITEYRGLTVANLAELRRALGTSATYSVAKNTLVKRAASEAGIEGLDELFVGPTAIAFVTGEPVDAAKAIKTFAKEHKALVIKGGYMDGHPLTVAEVERIADLESREVLLAKLAGAMKGNLAKAAGLFNAPASQVARLAAALQDKKQAAPAAAPDTPAE; translated from the coding sequence ATGGTCAGGGCTGAGAAGGCCACCGCCGTCGCAGACATCGCGGAGCGGTTCAAGGCCGCAACGGCGGCCCTGATCACCGAATACCGCGGGCTGACGGTCGCCAACCTCGCTGAACTGCGCCGCGCGCTGGGCACGTCGGCCACCTACTCGGTGGCCAAGAACACGCTGGTCAAACGGGCCGCTTCGGAGGCGGGCATCGAGGGGCTCGACGAACTGTTCGTCGGACCGACCGCGATCGCCTTCGTCACCGGTGAGCCGGTCGACGCCGCCAAGGCCATCAAGACCTTCGCCAAGGAGCACAAGGCGCTGGTCATCAAGGGTGGCTACATGGACGGCCACCCGCTGACCGTCGCCGAGGTCGAGCGCATCGCCGACCTGGAATCCCGCGAAGTGCTGCTGGCCAAGTTGGCCGGAGCGATGAAAGGCAACCTCGCCAAGGCGGCAGGGCTGTTCAACGCGCCGGCCTCGCAAGTGGCCCGGCTTGCCGCAGCGCTGCAGGACAAGAAACAGGCCGCGCCCGCCGCAGCGCCAGACACCCCGGCCGAATAA